One bacterium DNA window includes the following coding sequences:
- a CDS encoding DNA-binding protein, whose product AKKSTAKKSTAKKATKRKAAKKSTAKKAPARKRKATRRRK is encoded by the coding sequence CTGCTAAGAAGTCTACTGCTAAGAAGTCGACTGCTAAGAAGGCTACTAAGCGTAAGGCTGCTAAGAAGTCTACTGCTAAGAAGGCGCCTGCTCGAAAGAGAAAGGCGACACGTAGAAGGAAGTAA